The sequence below is a genomic window from Dictyostelium discoideum AX4 chromosome 5 chromosome, whole genome shotgun sequence.
TAGAGTTATGTTGTCGTCAAGATCTTGATGGTAAGGCAACTCGTGCAATGGCAGTTTTCGATCCAATCAAAGTTGTCATCACCAATTATCCAGAAGATAAGAGTGAAGAGATCAATGCACCAAATATTCCATCAAAACCAGAGAAAGGAACTCACAAAATCGATTTCTCACGTATTGTTTACATTGAGAGAAGTGATTTCCGTATGGAGGATAATAAAGATTTCTTTGGTTTAGCACCAGGTAAAGAGATTCTCCTCAAATATGCTTACAATATCAAATGTGAAAAAGTTATTCAAGATGCCGATGGTAAAGTCACTGAACTTCATGTAACCTACGATAAAGATAATAGctcaaagaaattaaagacCATTCATTGGGTTTCCTCTGTCGCTGGTACTGAACCAATGAAGGCCGAAGTTAGACTCTATGAACATCTCTTTAAGGATTCAGAAATCGGTGATGATTGGTTAAACAATATCAATCCAAATTCATTACGTATCATTCCAAACGCCTTCATCGATAAAACTGTATTGGCTTCAAAAGAATATGATCGTTATCAATTTGAAAGAGTTGGCTACTTTGTTGTCGATAAAGATACTACCTCTGATAAAATGGTTTTCAATAGAACAGTttcattaaaagaaaataaagaaaaatcaaaatcaagaaattaaattaatttaaaaaaaaaaaaaaataataaaataaaaacaaagtaaataataataataatatctttttttattattattcaattcaatttaaaaaaaaaagaaaaaaaataataataacaaagaaacttgatattttattctgtacatatttttatttattttcgattgtatagtatttttttttttttttttcttcttatttttaatatggaTTATCAATTGGCTCACAACCTTCAGTTGGACAAACCATCATAACACTGCTACCTCTACAAACAACTAAAcctaaaaatcttttttcatCTGTTGTAATTAATGGATCTTCTGCATCTCTTATAAATTCTTGAGTTTGATCTAATGTAATATTAACTAATTGGTCATATCCTTTTAAAATACCTTGaactatatttattattattattattattattattattattattattattattattattttaatagtgAGTATTAGGTGacttattaattattattatattttttatcaataaaatagtaatattaccTTCACGACCACCTGTAAATTTTACACAAATTTCTTTACCTAAAAATTTTTGGAGATCtaaaattgattctttttttggGTTGAATGAAGAtgtcattttttatatttgtatatttcccctaattttttttttttttttttttttttttttttttccttgtATGTGTGGTAtcttgattaattaattataatcttgtttttattttttttgttggtgaggaaaaaaagaattgaaatgaaaaaaaaaaaaaaagactaaatataattgatcaatttgttatgaatttttttttttttttttttttattttttcattttcaaaaaataaaaaaaaaattaaaaaaaaaaaaaaaaaaaaaaaaaaaaaaaaatcatttagtcgttgttgtaatttcataaacatatataaaaataactttaaaattttttttttgtacagtttttttttttttttttttttttgtattaatatttagAAATTATATATACAGTATGGATTTATTAACAGCATACGATGACTCTGATGAAGAAGAGttaacaaatacaaatacaaatacaaatacgaatacaaccacaaccacaacaacaacaactacaactacaacagaAACTACACCAACaataaataacaacaacaacaacaacaataataatagtaataaaactATAACATCATTTAAACCAAGTAATTTAGCACCAATAGTAACATCAATAAGAGTtgtagaaaataaaattaatccaaatgataagatattattatataatccAACAGTGGAAAGTTTAGAAGGTGATATATTTGGACCAAAGAaaccattttcatcaaatgataaaaaattagatcctaaatttaaaaatcataCAAATGGTTTGGTTGAAGATTATCATATAAATGATTATGCATTCAATCAACAggtattatcatttaaaactaATGGTTATTCAGAGaatccaaataatagtaCAGAGTTTATTGGTCATagaaaagatgaaaatgatcataccaaaaagaataataataataataaaaataaagataaaagaaaaagaaatataacAGATGATCCATCAAATGTTAATGGATATTTAGGACCATGGGGCACCACTAAAGCAGAATTAGATTTTAAACAAGGTAGAGAGAATGATATGGTTTCAATTGAAACTGATTTAACTGAACAACAAAGAGCATTTATGGATTCACGtgttaaaaaacaaaaaggtAAAGATGAAGAAGGTGGTGATATTGATTCAACTGCGGCAGCTTTATCAAATACATCAATATTTCATGGTAAATCAAAGAAGGATTATATGGGTAGATCTTGGGTTGACCCACCAAGTGATCTTAGATTGGTCACACCTGATACATTTGTACCAAAGAAATTGATTCATAATTATACTGGCCATACCAAAGGTGTTGCTGCTATTAGATATATACCAAAGTATggtcatttattattatcagctGGTATGGATAATACTGTAAAGATTTGGGATGCCTATGGCGACCGTCGTTGTATTCAAACCTATATGGGCCATTCACAGGCAGTTAGGGATATTTGTTTCTCAAATGATGGTCGTAGATTCCTAAGTTGTGGATATGATCGTCAGACTCGTCTTTGGGATACAGAGACTGGTAAGATACTAAGTTCATTCACAAATGGTAAAATACCCTATTGTATCAAATTCAATCCAGATGATGATAAACAAGAACAATTCCTTTGTGGTGGTTCCGATAAGAAAATCATTCAATGGGATATCAAATCCAATCAAATCGTTCAAGAGTATGATCAACATTTAGGCGCTGTCAATACAATTACCTTCTTGGATGACAATCGTAGATTCGTCACCTCTAGTGATGATAAATCATTACGTGTTTGGGATTGGGGTATTCCAGTGgtcattaaatatattagtGATCCTTCAATGCATAGTATGCCTGCCGTTGCATTACATCCAAAGGGTAAATGGTTCGCAGCTCAATCTTTAGATAATCAAATCTTAATCTATAGTGCTCGTGATAGATTCCGTATGAATAAAAAGAAACGTTTCTTGGGTCATAATGTTTCTGGTTACGCTTGTCAATTAGGTTTCTCTCCTGATGGTAAATTCATTTATTCGGGTGATTCAACTGGTAAAGCTTTCTTTTGGGATTGGAAAACttcaaaaatcattaaaacaattaatgcTCATAATAATGTTTGTATTGGTATTGAATGGGCTCCCTTAGAACCTTCAAAAGTTGCAACTTGTAGTTggaataatgaaattaaactgtgggattaaaaataattataataataatattaataataataaaaaaaaaaaaaaaactagatagaaattattttatttattttgttttatttat
It includes:
- the lsm7 gene encoding LSM domain-containing protein (Similar to like-Sm) translates to MTSSFNPKKESILDLQKFLGKEICVKFTGGREVQGILKGYDQLVNITLDQTQEFIRDAEDPLITTDEKRFLGLVVCRGSSVMMVCPTEGCEPIDNPY
- the cdc40 gene encoding WD40 repeat-containing protein — its product is MDLLTAYDDSDEEELTNTNTNTNTNTTTTTTTTTTTTTETTPTINNNNNNNNNNSNKTITSFKPSNLAPIVTSIRVVENKINPNDKILLYNPTVESLEGDIFGPKKPFSSNDKKLDPKFKNHTNGLVEDYHINDYAFNQQVLSFKTNGYSENPNNSTEFIGHRKDENDHTKKNNNNNKNKDKRKRNITDDPSNVNGYLGPWGTTKAELDFKQGRENDMVSIETDLTEQQRAFMDSRVKKQKGKDEEGGDIDSTAAALSNTSIFHGKSKKDYMGRSWVDPPSDLRLVTPDTFVPKKLIHNYTGHTKGVAAIRYIPKYGHLLLSAGMDNTVKIWDAYGDRRCIQTYMGHSQAVRDICFSNDGRRFLSCGYDRQTRLWDTETGKILSSFTNGKIPYCIKFNPDDDKQEQFLCGGSDKKIIQWDIKSNQIVQEYDQHLGAVNTITFLDDNRRFVTSSDDKSLRVWDWGIPVVIKYISDPSMHSMPAVALHPKGKWFAAQSLDNQILIYSARDRFRMNKKKRFLGHNVSGYACQLGFSPDGKFIYSGDSTGKAFFWDWKTSKIIKTINAHNNVCIGIEWAPLEPSKVATCSWNNEIKLWD